CTGGAGTAGTAAAAACTACATTAAAGCTGCTCTTACTTTGAAAACTCATTGATTCAGCATTTTTGTTTAAATCAAATAGACCAAGAGCAGAAGTTGGAATTGATAACTTTGGGAATAGCTTTGATTTATCATTATTAAAAATCAATAATCTGTTTGGTTTTCCTTCTCTTTCCTGAGTATTCCAGTAAGCATATAGTTCGTCATTGTTTTCGAAACCGTAATAATTCCCACTATTAATCGACTCAAGTGTTTTTTTTACAATGCTGTCATGAAAACCAAGAATGCTCTTTGAAGTAGAATCAAAAGTGTAGATGAGTTCAATATTTAAATCGGTCAATGGGTAACTGAGTCTCTGAATATTATTGATAGCACTATCAAGTTTTTTAATTGTTAATTCCTGTCTTGAAACATCTTCTTGAATCTGTTTTAGCTTTTCGGTTTTTGAATCAGAATCAGACTTAAGTTTGAATCCAAAGCCTATGACTGATAGTGTCAAAGAAATTATGATTCCATAAATTGCTATACGACCATGTTTAGTCAGTCGTCCTTCTTTGTCTTTATAGTCATAAACCATAAATACTGAAAACACCAGTCAAGATTATGGTTAGAAGACTCACTATTTCAATTATTCCAAAATCCATCTGTTATCTGTCCATTTAATGCATGCTAACTATTTAGTAAACGTATTTTATTGCGTTTATTTCTTATTTGTAAATGTATTAAATTTCCCAATCTTTTCGAAAGGACTTTCAATATTTATGAGATTAGTTGTACTTACATGGGTGTAAATTTCTGTAGTCTTAGAGCTGTTGTGGCCTAACAGCTTTTGTATGTATCTGAGATTTGTTCCAGCATCCAAGAGATGTGTCGCAAAGGAGTGTCTTAAACTGTGAACCGTGGCTGGCATAGTAACACCAGCTTTACGCTTGGAACGATTAAAGACTTGCCTTATGCTTGAAACGCTATATTGACCGCCATTTGGTCCTTCAAATAACCATTGCTTTGGTCTGTATACCCTATAATAAGCCCTTAGCTGTTCCAACAAGCTGGGAGATAACAACGTTATCCTGTCCTTTTTCCCCTTGGCGTTTCTGACCCAAACACGCATATTGGAAGAGTCTATATCCTCGACTTTTAAGTTGGTGCATTCGGATATTCGTAGTCCACAACCATATATAATGGAAAGTATAGTTTTATGCTTAATATTTCTTGTGGCATGCAATATGGAAGACACTTCTTCCATGGACAGAACTTTAGGTAAGGTCTTTGCCTTTCTGGGCCTACAAAAATCATAAGATACCTTGGGAAGGTTCAGGACCTTCTCTATATAGAATTTAATGGCGTTTATGCTCTGGTTTTGGTAGGATGCCGATACAGTATGCTTGGTTACCAATTCTTTGTGATAGTGCATTATATGCGATGTGGTGACCTGATGGAGTGGCATTGGGTGAATGTATGCAAGGAACTGCTTAAACATGTGCATATAGGTCTTAATGGTGTTCGGGCTGTACTTTTTTAAGGTAAGTTTTTGATGCATCAAATCCATCGCCAATTGATAATCAGCTTTGGCAACAGCTATATTTTGACTTGGTATTGGGAACGAATGCATTTTCATGGTACAAAATTGATGTTATATAATGATTTAACCGTATATTTAAACGTTTATATACGTATATAAACGTTTAAAAAAAAGGATTATGAAAATGAAATTCTGTTTGTCCTGTAGCAAGGAGTTGGTAGGGAGAACCGATAAGAAGTTCTGTGATGCCCAATGTAGAAGCACCTATCACAACCAAAATCGACCACAGCACGAAATCACCATCCAGAAAATCAATAGTATTCTTCGAAGGAACAGGAGCCTATTGGCCCATTTTTGTCCAAGTGGAAAGAGTACTGTTAGGAAAGATGTGTTATTGCAATCTGGCTATAGCCTTGAGTTGTTCACCCATATATATCCATTTAAAAATGGGATCTATTATTTCTGTTATGATTATGGTTTTCTCCCAATAAAAGATGATAAGGGGGTAGAAAAGATGCTTATTGTACAGAAACAGGATTATATGGATAACCTAATATTCAATCCTTGGGAATCTTTATCTTGAATGTTACCAATTACCGATCTAAAAATATTAATGAGTTTGGGCTAAATATGGTCTGTTTAATAAACAAAAAACCTTTTAATCGTACATAAATCGTACAATTTATAAAAACAAAAAACCCGCAACATCTACAAATAAAGATAGTTACGTATTTTTTTGCTAAAGTGAAAGGCATGTCAGTGCCACATTTTTTTGAATAAAAATAATAATAACTTAGCACCTTAATCATCACCCTAAAAAACATAAAACCCTGTAAAACAAGCGTTTACAGGGTTTAGAAGTGGTACCTCCAGGAATCGAACCAGGGACACAAGGATTTTCAGTCCTTTGCTCTACCAACTGAGCTAAGGTACCTCGCCAAAGCGGTTGCAAATATATGTCCATTTTTGTAATTCGCCAAAATAAAAATAGAAAAAAATATAATGAATTGCATTTTTTTAACGGTTGGAGCACTAACTCATTTATATTTAATATTATAAGGTATTTATTGGTCAAATATTGTTTATGCTTTTGTAAATTTACCCTTTTTTGGAATACAAATGAACTTAATAATTGACGTTGGAAATACTTATGCTAAATTGGCTGTTTTTAATGGTTTGGTATTGCAACACAAGGATACAGTTAAGCTAGAATTAGTTTTAAGCACCATCGAAAACCTTAAAACTAACTTTATGCCAATAAAAAGGGCCATTGTATCGTCCGTTGGAAAACTACACCCAAGGGATGTCCAGCAAATAACCAAACATTTCGATGTGTTGGTTTTAAATTCAGAAACAAATTTGCCGTTCAAAAATTTATACAAAACACCCAAAACTTTAGGGGTAGACAGAATAGCCTTGGTAAGTGCAGCG
This genomic stretch from Flavobacteriaceae bacterium GSB9 harbors:
- a CDS encoding site-specific integrase, yielding MKMHSFPIPSQNIAVAKADYQLAMDLMHQKLTLKKYSPNTIKTYMHMFKQFLAYIHPMPLHQVTTSHIMHYHKELVTKHTVSASYQNQSINAIKFYIEKVLNLPKVSYDFCRPRKAKTLPKVLSMEEVSSILHATRNIKHKTILSIIYGCGLRISECTNLKVEDIDSSNMRVWVRNAKGKKDRITLLSPSLLEQLRAYYRVYRPKQWLFEGPNGGQYSVSSIRQVFNRSKRKAGVTMPATVHSLRHSFATHLLDAGTNLRYIQKLLGHNSSKTTEIYTHVSTTNLINIESPFEKIGKFNTFTNKK